Proteins encoded by one window of Vigna radiata var. radiata cultivar VC1973A chromosome 5, Vradiata_ver6, whole genome shotgun sequence:
- the LOC106759832 gene encoding transcription factor bHLH137 isoform X1 has protein sequence MAGFSYQYHPFLVDPAFFPSNMNTTSSPPPPQFHLSQETSFNVTNQETSCVDQSSKISISDNEPSVTKNLSPQSSVVVDKLETGEQVTQKVNTPAFKKRRTRNGSSLTSNTQSKDTATEGRTKKQRKNNGGVKEEDKAKEEKKEQRKCPEEPPTGYIHVRARRGQATDSHSLAERVRREKISERMKVLQRLVPGCDKVTGKALMLDEIINYVQSLQNQVEVPLTDSIVFLFLSMKLASVNPMFYDLSTDLDTLLVRPDKLNSMASPSPLPCVSHCNSPNQATTFADTTTMTPTNIFHNASDYLLDNSASFFLQGQRSTMFSEEDTGSHFWDAEDQRQKFLHPYGFSNNLCSFH, from the exons ATGGCAGGTTTTTCATACCAGTACCATCCTTTTCTGGTTGATCCTGCATTCTTCCCCAGCAACATGAACACCActtcttctcctcctcctccccAGTTTCACCTCTCTCAGGAAACATCTTTTAATGTCACAAACCAGGAGACTAGCTGTGTTGACCAAAGCTCCAAGATCTCCATCAGTGACAATGAGCCTTCAGTCACAAAAAACCTTAGCCCTCAGTCCTCTGTGGTGGTGGACAAGCTTGAGACCGGTGAACAGGTCACTCAGAAGGTGAACACTCCGGCgttcaagaaaagaagaaccaGAAATGGATCTTCCTTGACTAGTAACACTCAATCCAAG GATACTGCAACAGAAGGAAGAACCAAGAAACAAAGGAAGAACAATGGTGGGGTGAAAGAAGAGGACAAggcaaaagaagagaagaaggagcaGAGAAAATGCCCTGAAGAGCCCCCAACAGGCTATATCCACGTCAGAGCAAGAAGGGGTCAGGCAACGGATAGCCACAGCCTTGCGGAGAGG GTGAGAAGAGAGAAGATAAGTGAAAGGATGAAGGTGCTGCAACGGCTTGTGCCAGGCTGTGATAAG GTGACTGGAAAGGCCCTTATGTTGgatgaaataatcaattatgttcaGTCTTTACAGAATCAAGTTGAGGTACCCTTAACGGATTCAATTGTTTTTCTG TTTTTATCAATGAAGCTTGCTTCCGTGAATCCCATGTTTTATGACTTGTCAACGGACCTAGATACCCTCTTGGTTAGACCAGAT AAACTAAATAGCATGGCATCACCATCACCACTACCATGTGTGTCACATTGCAACAGCCCCAACCAAGCCACAACTTTTGCTGATACAACCACCATGACCCCCACCAACATTTTTCACAATGCCAGTGACTATCTTTTGGATAATTCAgcttcattttttcttcaagGCCAGAGGTCAACTATGTTCTCTGAGGAG GATACCGGTAGTCATTTCTGGGACGCAGAGGACCAGCGACAAAAGTTTCTTCATCCATATGGATTCAGCAACAACTTATGTTcctttcattaa
- the LOC106759832 gene encoding transcription factor bHLH137 isoform X2: MAGFSYQYHPFLVDPAFFPSNMNTTSSPPPPQFHLSQETSFNVTNQETSCVDQSSKISISDNEPSVTKNLSPQSSVVVDKLETGEQVTQKVNTPAFKKRRTRNGSSLTSNTQSKDTATEGRTKKQRKNNGGVKEEDKAKEEKKEQRKCPEEPPTGYIHVRARRGQATDSHSLAERVRREKISERMKVLQRLVPGCDKVTGKALMLDEIINYVQSLQNQVEFLSMKLASVNPMFYDLSTDLDTLLVRPDKLNSMASPSPLPCVSHCNSPNQATTFADTTTMTPTNIFHNASDYLLDNSASFFLQGQRSTMFSEEDTGSHFWDAEDQRQKFLHPYGFSNNLCSFH, from the exons ATGGCAGGTTTTTCATACCAGTACCATCCTTTTCTGGTTGATCCTGCATTCTTCCCCAGCAACATGAACACCActtcttctcctcctcctccccAGTTTCACCTCTCTCAGGAAACATCTTTTAATGTCACAAACCAGGAGACTAGCTGTGTTGACCAAAGCTCCAAGATCTCCATCAGTGACAATGAGCCTTCAGTCACAAAAAACCTTAGCCCTCAGTCCTCTGTGGTGGTGGACAAGCTTGAGACCGGTGAACAGGTCACTCAGAAGGTGAACACTCCGGCgttcaagaaaagaagaaccaGAAATGGATCTTCCTTGACTAGTAACACTCAATCCAAG GATACTGCAACAGAAGGAAGAACCAAGAAACAAAGGAAGAACAATGGTGGGGTGAAAGAAGAGGACAAggcaaaagaagagaagaaggagcaGAGAAAATGCCCTGAAGAGCCCCCAACAGGCTATATCCACGTCAGAGCAAGAAGGGGTCAGGCAACGGATAGCCACAGCCTTGCGGAGAGG GTGAGAAGAGAGAAGATAAGTGAAAGGATGAAGGTGCTGCAACGGCTTGTGCCAGGCTGTGATAAG GTGACTGGAAAGGCCCTTATGTTGgatgaaataatcaattatgttcaGTCTTTACAGAATCAAGTTGAG TTTTTATCAATGAAGCTTGCTTCCGTGAATCCCATGTTTTATGACTTGTCAACGGACCTAGATACCCTCTTGGTTAGACCAGAT AAACTAAATAGCATGGCATCACCATCACCACTACCATGTGTGTCACATTGCAACAGCCCCAACCAAGCCACAACTTTTGCTGATACAACCACCATGACCCCCACCAACATTTTTCACAATGCCAGTGACTATCTTTTGGATAATTCAgcttcattttttcttcaagGCCAGAGGTCAACTATGTTCTCTGAGGAG GATACCGGTAGTCATTTCTGGGACGCAGAGGACCAGCGACAAAAGTTTCTTCATCCATATGGATTCAGCAACAACTTATGTTcctttcattaa
- the LOC106760265 gene encoding gibberellin 2-beta-dioxygenase 8-like, with translation MDPSLLFPLPQAQNTLCSTPYRSLHVAHTSRSIHVIGTPPRRLLVVVEDCELLVIDLSRLEDRDETVREECKSHIASASQDWKMELQILKMEIPPFVTMPTKRTRIGTNRRSLALEPHQLKKKKKKKGGSYNLRKSLAWNRAFFTKEGVWNLEELSMISGIASSKSGLDSEVKDIIDEV, from the exons ATGGAcccttctcttctcttcccTTTACCACA AGCACAGAACACACTGTGTTCCACGCCGTATCGAAGCCTCCACGTCGCGCACACTAGTCGGAGCATCCACGTCATCGGCACGCCTCCACGCCGTCTCCTGGTGGTTGTCGAGGATTGTGAGCTTCTGGTCATCGACCTCAGCCGCTTAGAGGACAGGGATGAGACTGTGAGGGAAGAGTGCAAGTCGCACATTGCTAGTGCTTCACAGGATTGG AAAATGGAGTTGCAGATTCTGAAAATGGAAATTCCTCCGTTTGTGACAATGCCAACAAAGAGAACGCGGATTGGAACAAACCGCAGAAGTTTAGCTTTGGAGCCTCAtcaattgaagaagaagaagaagaagaaaggaggcAGTTACAATTTGCGCAAGAGCTTGGCGTGGAATCGAGCTTTCTTTACTAAAGAAG GTGTTTGGAATCTAGAGGAGCTTTCTATGATTAGTGGCATTGCCTCTTCTAAGTCAGGGTTGGATTCGGAAGTCAAAGATATCATTGATGAGGTTTGA